Genomic DNA from Longimicrobium sp.:
CGGACGGCGTGGAGCTTTCGGTGGATCTGATGCGCTACCGCCGCGACGCGCCGCGCAGCGTGATGGAGGCGCTGATGCTGAACCTGATGCTGTGGGGCAGGGCGGAGGGCTACCGGCGCTTCAACCTGGGGATGGCGCCGCTGTCGGGGCTGGAGGTGTCGGCCGTGGCGCCGGCGTGGACGCGCATCGGCAGCTTCTTGTTCCAGCGCGGCGAGGCGCTGTACAACTTCCAGGGGCTGCGGCAGTACAAGGACAAGTTCGATCCTGCGTGGGAGCCGCGGTACCTGGCGTACCCCGGCGGCCTGGCGCTGCCGCGGATCACCGCGGACGTGTCGGCGCTGATCGCGGGGGGCTACCGCGCCATCTTCCGCCGCGGGCGCGCCGCGTGATCCGCGCCCTGCTCGCGGGCGCGGTGCTGCTGGGGCTGGGCCTCTTCGGCGGATGCAGCCGCGTGCGCATTCCCCCGGCGGCCGGGCCGGCGGGCGGAAAGGCGCGCTCTCTGCCCCTCCGCGCCATGCCGGTGCAGGGCGACACGGGGCGCGTGTTCGCCATCGTGCTTACGGGCGATGGGCCCACGGGCGGGCTGGGGAGGAAGATCGGCAGTGACCTGCAGGATGCGGGGGTGCCGTCGGTCGTCTGGCACACGCTGCGGTACTACTGGAATCCCCAGAGCCCAGAGCAGTCCGCGCGCGACCTGGACCGGGTGATCCGCCACTACGCGTCGGCGTGGGGGCGCGACCGGGTGGTGCTGGTGGGCTACTCGATGGGCGCCGACGTGCTGCCCTTCCTCGTGAACCGGCTTCCGGACGATTCGCGGCGCCGCGTGGCGGGGATGGCCCTGCTGGCGCTGGCGCACGACGCCGTCTTCGAGTTCCGCTTCGAGCAGTGGTGGGGCACCTCCAGCGCGCCGCGCTTCGCCACGCGGCCGGAGGTGGAGAAGCT
This window encodes:
- a CDS encoding AcvB/VirJ family lysyl-phosphatidylglycerol hydrolase; its protein translation is MIRALLAGAVLLGLGLFGGCSRVRIPPAAGPAGGKARSLPLRAMPVQGDTGRVFAIVLTGDGPTGGLGRKIGSDLQDAGVPSVVWHTLRYYWNPQSPEQSARDLDRVIRHYASAWGRDRVVLVGYSMGADVLPFLVNRLPDDSRRRVAGMALLALAHDAVFEFRFEQWWGTSSAPRFATRPEVEKLAGLRVLCVWGAGDDKAACPLMRTAPMREVQLRGGHQFKGDQKRLLRVVREFALEARD